Genomic segment of Apium graveolens cultivar Ventura chromosome 7, ASM990537v1, whole genome shotgun sequence:
AGAAGGTCCTCTGACAATATCAAAGAAAGTACAGAATCGAGGTGCAAGTTCTTGAATGGTGAAGCGCGTGGACATTGATATAGTTCGGCTCAAGATTTCCCAACGGGTTCTCAAGGTTTCATAagcataattaaataaagatcTTCCGTCTCCTTCAAGAACTACCTTTAGTAGCTTCAAGGCTCTTAACTGACTGTCCCTAGAGACTCCAAAAGTATTGTCATCGGTATAGGTTAACATTTTCTCGTATACAGCCTTATCTTTTATCACAGCCCACCTGAAATATTCAAGTCATAGCAATGTTACCATATATTTCTAAGATTTTACCGGTTTCCATATAAATGATGGTCATTGAACCACGGTTTTAGTGCCAAGTTAGCTGCAGAATAAGAGTGTTGGATTGGTTGTTACCCGAATCGAAGGCCTGCATGACCAGTAAGCTTGGAAAGTGTGAAGATCATGAGTTCTTCGTCTGAAGGAGATGGAATTGCAGTAAATTGTGGCCAATAATAGGCATGGTCATGGATTGCCTTCGCAGATGGACCTTCAAGAACAGCTGTTCTCAACTTTCCATCAGGATTGTTAGGTGAAGTTACAAACTCAATTACATTCATCGAGTCATCTGATTTGTTCTTGTACAATGATGTATCTCCATAAAATTTATAATCCTCGGTTGCAAAGAATTCAGTCTGTGCTTCATAAGCCTGAAATATATATACAGAAAGACCTCATATAAAACTGCTAAAAACAATTAACTGAAATGTTAGCCAATTAGAAAGATTAATACCGGGAAGAAGGGGATTGAAACGACAACTTTAGAAGGCGTGGATGAGTTATCCTGGGAGAGAGCATGGACTGCTGCATTGAGGAGTTGGGTAGAGCCAGTTCCAAAAACAATATATCTTCCTTCTGTATTAGCATT
This window contains:
- the LOC141675036 gene encoding tryptophan aminotransferase-related protein 3-like; protein product: MGVKNVESSKHYKYANASLLCSILVNAFLSYHLFVGKKWSLSWSTTAAAEAEAVASISCSGHGRAYLDGVVVDGKPVCECNTCYDGPDCSNYILDCPSDVNSGDPLFLEPYWMQNAASSALVVIGWHRMSYKFNDHTITSQELEKSIRKLHSIAGNANTEGRYIVFGTGSTQLLNAAVHALSQDNSSTPSKVVVSIPFFPAYEAQTEFFATEDYKFYGDTSLYKNKSDDSMNVIEFVTSPNNPDGKLRTAVLEGPSAKAIHDHAYYWPQFTAIPSPSDEELMIFTLSKLTGHAGLRFGWAVIKDKAVYEKMLTYTDDNTFGVSRDSQLRALKLLKVVLEGDGRSLFNYAYETLRTRWEILSRTISMSTRFTIQELAPRFCTFFDIVRGPSPAYAWLRCEREEDELCYQVMKAGGILGRDGIQYGASSRYVRLSLIKSQDDFDQLLHYLNKLVLHEAHAVRGDI